One genomic window of Medicago truncatula cultivar Jemalong A17 chromosome 1, MtrunA17r5.0-ANR, whole genome shotgun sequence includes the following:
- the LOC25482483 gene encoding T-complex protein 1 subunit theta codes for MVGLPYGIQSMLKEGHKHLSGLDEAVLKNIDACNQLSTITRTSLGPNGMNKMVINHLDKLFVTNDAATIVNELEVQHPAAKILVLAGKAQQEEIGDGANLTISFAGELLHGAEELIRMGLHPSEIISGYTKAIAKTMEILDELVEEGSDNMDVRDKEQVISRMKAAVASKQFGQEDTICSLVADACIQVCPKNPVNFNVDNVRVAKLLGGGLRNSTVVRGMVLRNDAVGSIKRMEKAKVAVFAGGVDTSATETKGTVLIHSAEQLENYSKTEEAKVEELIKAVVDSGAQVIVSGGAVGEMALHFCERYKLMVLKISSKFELRRFCRTTGSVAMLKLSRPNPDDLGYVDSVSVEEIGGARVTIVKNEEGGNSVATVVLRGSTDSILDDIERAVDDGVNTYKTMCRDSRIVPGAAATEIELAKRVKEFSFKETGLDQYAIAKFAESFEMIPRTLAENAGLNAMEIISSLYAEHASGNTKVGIDLDEGVCKDVTTTHVWDLHMAKLFALKYAADAACTVLRVDQIIMAKPAGGPGKREQPAGMDED; via the exons ATGGTAGGTTTACCTTATGGAATCCAATCTATGCTCAAAGAAGGTCACAAACATCTCTCTGGTCTCGACGAAGCCGTTCTCAAAAACATCGATGCTTGTAACCAACTCTCCACTATCACTCGCACTTCCCTCGGTCCCAATG gGATGAATAAGATGGTTATAAATCATTTGGACAAACTTTTTGTGACAAATGATGCCGCTACCATTGTAAATGAACTTGAAGTACAACATCCTGCTGCTAAGATTTTGGTTTTGGCTGGGAAGGCTCAACAAGAGGAAATTGGTGATGGCGCTAATTTAACTATTTCTTTTGCCGGCGAGTTACTTCATGGTGCTGAAGAGCTTATTAGGATGGGTTTGCATCCTAGTGAGATTATCAGTGGATATACCAAAGCCATTGCTAAG ACTATGGAAATATTGGATGAACTTGTTGAGGAAGGTTCCGACAATATGGATGTCCGTGACAAGGAGCAAGTTATTTCTCGAATGAAAGCTGCTGTTGCTAGCAAGCAATTCGGTCAAGAAGATACTATATGCTCTCTTGTCGCTGAT GCATGCATCCAAGTGTGTCCAAAAAACCCTGTAAACTTTAATGTGGACAATGTTCGTGTCGCAAAGCTCTTAGGAGGAGGCTTGCGTAATAGTACAGTTGTTCGGGGAATGGTTCTGAGAAATGATGCTGTTGGTAGTATAAAGAGAATGGAAAAGGCAAAG GTTGCTGTGTTTGCTGGTGGTGTTGATACATCTGCAACTGAAACTAAAGGAACTGTTCTCATACATTCTGCTGAACAG CTAGAAAATTATTCGAAAACTGAAGAGGCTAAAGTAGAAGAGCTCATCAAGGCTGTAGTTGATTCTGGTGCCCAAGTGATTGTAAGCGGAGGAGCAGTAGGAGAGATGGCTTTGCATTTCTGCGAGCGTTATAA GCTTATGGTTCTGAAAATCAGCTCTAAGTTTGAACTGCGTCGATTTTGCCGTACAACTGGTTCTGTAGCTATG TTGAAGCTTAGTCGACCAAACCCAGATGATCTTGGATATGTTGATTCTGTTTCAGTTGAGGAAATTGGTGGTGCAAGG GTGACCATTGTTAAAAATGAAGAAGGTGGCAATTCTGTAGCAACTGTTGTCTTAAGAGGAAGTACTGATAGTATACTTGATGATATTGAAAGAGCAGTTGATGATGGAGTGAACACTTACAAG ACTATGTGCAGGGATAGCCGTATTGTGCCTGGAGCTGCAGCAACTGAAATTGAGTTAGCTAAGAGGGTGAAGGAGTTTTCTTTCAAGGAGACAGG ATTGGATCAGTATGCTATAGCAAAATTTGCTGAAAGCTTTGAGATGATTCCTAGAACATTGGCGGAGAATGCTGGGTTAAATGCAATGGAGATTATATCTTCTCTCTACGCAGAACATGCATCAGGAAACACTAAAGTTGGCATTGATTTGGACGAGGGTGTTTGTAAGGATGTCACAACCACACATGTTTGGGATCTCCACATGGCTAA GCTTTTTGCTCTTAAATACGCTGCTGATGCTGCATGCACTGTGCTACGGGTGGACCAG aTTATTATGGCAAAACCGGCTGGAGGACCTGGCAAGAGAGAGCAACCTGCTGGCATGGACGAAGACTAA